In the Gammaproteobacteria bacterium genome, GCAAGCTCGGCCTGGGGTCTGGGGAGGGCGGATCCTGGCTCAAGGGTCCCGCCGACCGCGATCCCGCGTCCGTCGAACTCTGACCACAAGGGAGCAACCGACATGCAGCCCTGGAAGATCAGCGCCGGACTCACCGCTGCGCTCGCCGGATCGGCGTTTCTGCTCGGTGGGTCACGCCTCGACTACCTCGCGCCCCTCTGGCCGCTCATCCTCGCCCGCCACAGCGTGGCGGTAGGCCTGCACGCGGCGTTCGCCGTCATGACCGTCGCCGCCGGCATCTACGGCGTCGGCCGAGCGACGGGACTAGCGGACCTGGGCAGCCGCGTCGATCTCGCCGAACGGTCCATGCGGCGCGGCGAAGGGGACCGGGACCTCGCCGACGCGCTCCGCAGGGACGCCGAGGGAGACTGGGAGTGACCGGGGGGCGAGGCGGCCCGGCCATGATACCAACCGTCGAAGGCCTGCCCGCCGACTGGCGCAGACGGGCCAAGGCGCTCCGCAGGTACGGGAGCGAGCCGCCCGCCCTCGCACTTGAACTCTGCGCGGGCGAACTCGAAGAGGCACTCGTCAACAGGGACGAGACCACCTACTCGCTGGTCGAAGCCGCACGCGAAAGCGGTTACTCGCGGGAACATCTCGGCCGCTTGGTGCGCGAAGGGAAGATCCCCAACGCCGGGAGGCCCAACGCGCCCAGGATCGCGCACGGGCACCTGCCCAGAAAGGCTCCGGCCGAGCCGCAACTGGCGGAGAGCCCCCGTCCTCGCCAACTTTCGGGCGCGCAGATCGTGCACTCCATCATCCGGAAGGGAATCGAATGATGGCACGCACGAAAAGTGACCGGCGCTCCTACAGCGCCGGCGAGTGGGGCCGGAACCGGGTTCGGGTCTTTCCCGATCCCAGGACCGGCATCATGCAGGTGCAATGGCGCGAGGACGGGCGCAGGCTCACGCGGTCGCTGAAGCACCGTGACTGGTCCAAAGCCAAGAGGCAGGCCGACGAGATCGCTGGCGGGCTCGCCGAGCCCGCGACGAAGGACGCGGCGGCTGCCGAGCCCGAGCCGCTCACGCTGGGAACGCTTTTTGACATCTACGGTGAAGAGGTGACGCCCACCAAGACCGTGCGGTCGCAAAGGCACGACCAGGCCATGATGAAGAGGTTCCTCCGGTTTTTCGGGAAGCACCGGAAGGCCGAGACCCTTTCGCAGCGCGACTGGGACCGCTTCATCCGCGCACGCCGCGCGGGCAAGGCCGGCGGCAGCCGGAAGCCCGTGTCCGAACGCACGATCGAGTACGACTTGAGGATGCTGCTCGCAGTGCTCAACTGGGCTGCCAAGTCGAGGGACGAGGAGGGAAGGCTCCTCCTCGCGTCCAACCCGCTCCGAGGGCTCAAGCTGCCCAAGGAGAAGAACCCGCGACGGGTCGTGCTCACCCAGGCGGAGTATAAAGCGTTGCTCGCGGTGTCCGCCCGGGTGAACTGGCGGTTCCGCGTGGCCTTGGTGCTCGCCCACGAAACCGGGCACCGGATCGGGGCCATCCGACAGCTTCGCTGGTCAGACATCGACCTCGACGGCCGGACCATCCGATGGCGGGGAGAGCACGAGAAGACCGGCTACGAGCACCGGACGCCGGTCACCGCCAAGGCGCTCGCGGCCTGTGAGGAAGCGCGAAGGCACAATCCCGGGATCGGGGACGCGCCGCTGCTGACCGCGCCGAAGGATCCGTTCGCGTGCATGAGCCGCTC is a window encoding:
- a CDS encoding site-specific integrase codes for the protein MMARTKSDRRSYSAGEWGRNRVRVFPDPRTGIMQVQWREDGRRLTRSLKHRDWSKAKRQADEIAGGLAEPATKDAAAAEPEPLTLGTLFDIYGEEVTPTKTVRSQRHDQAMMKRFLRFFGKHRKAETLSQRDWDRFIRARRAGKAGGSRKPVSERTIEYDLRMLLAVLNWAAKSRDEEGRLLLASNPLRGLKLPKEKNPRRVVLTQAEYKALLAVSARVNWRFRVALVLAHETGHRIGAIRQLRWSDIDLDGRTIRWRGEHEKTGYEHRTPVTAKALAACEEARRHNPGIGDAPLLTAPKDPFACMSRSLARVWWKRAERFAGLEPKRGRGWHSLRRKFASDLMDLPLKVLCDLGGWKTAETVLQCYQRPDEGRLRKAIEEYRGVGSASN